A genomic stretch from Arthrobacter sp. KBS0702 includes:
- a CDS encoding DUF4230 domain-containing protein: MTTTATSNANPVTPPPPGSGRKVSLKRGIALLLVGALVAIGGVAAANAFGFNPFHSGGNEGDRPVLMSIKNASRYHAAVGNMEVVVEFKPDDTPAWVPGFIAGRRTLFVAAGTVDAYVDLSGLNEKDLKLSPDGKSVTVRLPEAQLDKPNLDMERSRMFDQERGIFDGIADAFAAPDQAKLYKLAETKFTAAAEGSELRKRATENTKAFLTTLCGSLGVQVTFVD; this comes from the coding sequence ATGACAACCACAGCAACATCCAATGCAAATCCGGTTACTCCGCCACCGCCGGGTTCCGGCCGGAAGGTTTCGTTGAAGAGAGGCATAGCACTTTTGCTAGTTGGCGCACTAGTCGCGATAGGCGGAGTGGCTGCGGCGAACGCGTTTGGATTCAATCCGTTCCATTCGGGCGGGAACGAAGGGGACCGCCCAGTCCTGATGTCGATTAAGAACGCCAGCCGATACCACGCCGCCGTCGGCAACATGGAGGTAGTTGTCGAGTTCAAGCCCGACGACACCCCCGCATGGGTGCCCGGCTTTATCGCTGGACGGCGCACGCTATTTGTCGCGGCCGGCACCGTCGATGCTTACGTTGACCTGTCGGGACTCAACGAAAAGGACTTGAAGTTGTCCCCTGACGGAAAATCGGTCACGGTGCGCCTGCCCGAGGCTCAGCTCGACAAGCCCAATCTCGACATGGAGCGGTCCCGTATGTTCGATCAAGAGCGCGGCATCTTTGACGGGATCGCCGATGCATTTGCCGCGCCGGACCAGGCAAAACTGTACAAGCTCGCCGAGACAAAGTTCACCGCCGCTGCGGAGGGCTCTGAGCTGCGGAAGCGGGCCACCGAAAACACCAAGGCATTTCTGACTACCCTGTGCGGATCACTCGGGGTGCAAGTCACCTTCGTAGATTAG
- a CDS encoding DJ-1/PfpI family protein, which produces MRKYPRTLHRLGHAALAVALAGAALASVLLAGTAVIRHDLGLGSANASPVGPAPNAPKPAAGTIHVAIVLGRSGTEAADALAPYEVFARSPKFAVTTVAEARLPVQLVGGPAVVPTSTFAEVDSGTTPAPDLLVVPAVEDPTGDSEAATRSWIVRQSAQGIHILGICAGSVLLAEAGVLDGHRATSHWSRIGSLQKSRPGVQWIGGQRFVQDGPMTTTAGVTSGIPGALQLIHDLAGPAEAARVGAEVGYPGWSPTGSTAITEQAFSASDAPVALNAALPWFRPTVGVGLTDGIGEIDAVAPFEVYAVSGAARTVAVAATPSVTTRHGMVLLTAPPSTGWPAMERLILPGSAADDPRLTTWAAQRALSTTALPAPSHPGTAFDAALEDLSRRAGSAAATSTAKFIDYPTAQLRLHTDTTDTRSLWLSALAVAAAVGIGALPGLIRSAIRKAPSTTPATASAPRRAASPEGNMS; this is translated from the coding sequence GTCGCCCTCGCGGGTGCCGCCCTCGCCTCCGTCCTGCTCGCCGGCACTGCCGTGATCAGGCACGACCTCGGTTTGGGCTCTGCGAACGCCAGTCCCGTTGGGCCTGCTCCCAACGCCCCGAAGCCGGCGGCCGGAACGATCCACGTTGCCATCGTTCTGGGCCGAAGCGGGACCGAGGCGGCCGATGCACTGGCCCCCTACGAGGTTTTCGCCCGGTCGCCCAAATTCGCCGTGACAACGGTTGCGGAAGCCAGGCTGCCCGTCCAGCTGGTGGGTGGCCCCGCGGTCGTACCGACAAGCACTTTCGCCGAGGTGGACAGCGGAACGACGCCCGCACCGGACCTGCTGGTGGTGCCCGCGGTCGAGGACCCAACCGGAGACAGCGAGGCCGCCACAAGATCCTGGATCGTTCGGCAATCCGCCCAGGGCATCCATATCCTCGGGATCTGCGCCGGGTCCGTGCTGCTCGCCGAGGCGGGAGTGCTCGACGGGCACCGCGCCACCTCGCACTGGTCACGGATCGGCTCACTGCAAAAGAGCCGGCCCGGCGTGCAGTGGATCGGCGGTCAGCGCTTCGTCCAGGACGGCCCGATGACGACGACGGCCGGCGTGACGTCCGGCATCCCCGGGGCACTGCAGCTTATCCATGACCTGGCCGGGCCGGCGGAAGCTGCGCGGGTCGGCGCGGAGGTCGGTTATCCGGGCTGGTCACCGACCGGGAGCACGGCCATTACCGAACAGGCTTTCAGCGCCAGCGACGCGCCCGTCGCGCTCAATGCGGCACTCCCCTGGTTCCGGCCCACCGTCGGCGTCGGCCTGACCGACGGCATCGGCGAGATTGACGCCGTCGCGCCCTTCGAGGTGTATGCCGTCTCCGGTGCCGCACGAACGGTTGCTGTCGCCGCCACACCGTCTGTCACAACCCGCCACGGGATGGTTCTGCTCACAGCGCCTCCGTCCACTGGCTGGCCGGCGATGGAGCGGTTGATCCTGCCCGGAAGCGCCGCAGACGACCCGCGGCTCACCACGTGGGCAGCGCAACGGGCCCTCAGCACAACCGCCCTGCCGGCGCCGTCGCACCCTGGCACGGCCTTCGATGCCGCCCTCGAGGATTTGTCCCGGCGTGCAGGCAGCGCCGCGGCCACTTCGACGGCCAAATTCATCGATTACCCCACCGCCCAGCTCCGGCTGCACACCGACACGACAGACACCCGCTCACTGTGGCTCAGCGCCCTGGCGGTGGCCGCCGCCGTCGGCATCGGCGCGCTGCCCGGACTGATCCGCTCCGCCATCCGCAAAGCACCGTCCACAACACCCGCAACGGCATCCGCACCCCGCCGTGCCGCCAGCCCAGAAGGAAACATGTCATGA
- a CDS encoding alpha/beta fold hydrolase — translation MTTTAPSGKSRRIRKIWIALATLAALAAASTATNLVIEKAERSSIAPYGERVPVSHGTLNVYRTAGGRGPGERGAGTVGPGKTIVLMSGLGTAAPALDFAPLIRELGGYDVVVVEGFGYGYSDMSPKERTVENITAELHEALSKMHVGGPYILAGHSIAGLYTLYYANQYRTEVSAVIGIDPTVPAAGAGHPDASAAPDGVNWGRLLSTTGIVRWASALAPALVEPDGDGYSAAEREQMRRMSSWNFGNAAVGDETNRIAENAHTVQGLRYADDLPVLTFLAGEGIPPKQALHEERLRNVRHHAVVVLPGGHYLHWTQARAMAQHITAFLSQAPR, via the coding sequence ATGACCACCACCGCCCCCAGCGGAAAATCGCGCAGGATCCGGAAGATTTGGATCGCCCTTGCCACCTTGGCAGCGCTGGCAGCCGCCTCCACCGCAACCAATCTGGTGATCGAGAAGGCCGAACGTTCCTCGATCGCTCCCTACGGCGAGAGGGTGCCGGTCAGCCACGGCACGCTGAACGTCTACCGCACCGCCGGCGGCCGGGGACCTGGCGAAAGGGGCGCGGGCACGGTCGGCCCCGGCAAGACGATAGTGCTGATGAGCGGGCTGGGCACTGCGGCGCCGGCCCTCGACTTCGCCCCGCTCATCCGCGAGCTCGGCGGCTACGACGTTGTGGTCGTGGAGGGATTCGGTTACGGGTACAGCGACATGTCCCCCAAGGAACGGACCGTTGAGAACATCACCGCGGAACTGCATGAAGCGCTGTCGAAAATGCACGTCGGCGGACCCTACATCCTCGCAGGCCATTCCATCGCCGGTCTATACACCCTCTACTACGCGAACCAGTACCGGACGGAAGTCTCGGCAGTCATCGGAATAGATCCCACGGTCCCGGCCGCCGGCGCCGGCCATCCCGACGCCAGCGCCGCTCCGGACGGCGTCAACTGGGGCCGCCTGCTCTCCACCACGGGAATTGTTCGCTGGGCCAGTGCCCTTGCCCCCGCTCTTGTCGAACCGGACGGCGACGGCTACTCGGCGGCCGAACGTGAGCAGATGCGCCGGATGAGCAGCTGGAACTTCGGCAATGCCGCGGTCGGCGACGAGACAAACCGGATCGCGGAGAATGCTCATACGGTGCAGGGTCTCCGTTACGCGGACGATCTCCCCGTCCTGACGTTTCTGGCCGGAGAGGGAATCCCTCCGAAGCAGGCCCTCCACGAGGAACGGCTGCGTAACGTCAGGCATCACGCCGTGGTTGTGCTCCCCGGCGGACATTACCTCCACTGGACGCAAGCCCGGGCCATGGCGCAGCACATCACGGCCTTCCTCAGCCAGGCACCCCGGTGA